A region of Streptomyces sp. R44 DNA encodes the following proteins:
- the xylB gene encoding xylulokinase, which translates to MPASRSVVIGVDSSTQSTKAVAVDAETGELLALGRAPHTVTGSGGARESDPEEWWTALAAAVRAAVRDADVPASAVTGIAVAGQQHGLVTLRADGRPLRPALLWNDTRSAPQAAALAARLGGPESWLERTGSVPVASMTAAKWQWLREHEPEHAEAARGIRLPHDHLTERLSGAAVTDPGDASGTCWYGTATGAYDPEVLDLLGLDPALLPAVAPSGATRAGTLAPAAAEALGLPRTVAVAAGTGDNMAAAVGLGLGGAGLLDHPVVSLGTSGTVFAATRARPADPGLAGFAATDGTYLPLGCTLNCTLAVDRFATLLGLDREDAAPGGGVVVLPYLDGERTPDLPHAAGLVTGLRHGTDPRAILGAAYEGAAFTVLRALDELLAACGLDPAAPAVRDRPLRLIGGGSRGRAWTETIRRLSGRPLLVPAAEELVALGAAALAAGAATGADPVALATTWGTGTGTVLPPAPRDEETWDRIASVLTAAAPTLLR; encoded by the coding sequence GTGCCCGCGAGCCGCTCCGTCGTGATCGGCGTGGACAGCTCCACGCAGTCCACCAAGGCCGTCGCCGTCGACGCCGAAACCGGCGAGCTCCTCGCCCTCGGCCGTGCCCCGCACACGGTCACCGGCTCCGGCGGGGCGCGCGAGAGCGACCCCGAGGAGTGGTGGACCGCCCTCGCCGCGGCCGTCCGCGCGGCGGTCCGGGACGCGGACGTGCCGGCCTCCGCCGTCACCGGCATCGCGGTCGCCGGCCAGCAGCACGGCCTCGTCACCCTCCGCGCCGACGGCCGCCCCCTGCGGCCCGCGCTGCTCTGGAACGACACCCGCTCCGCCCCGCAGGCCGCCGCCCTCGCCGCCCGCCTCGGCGGCCCCGAGTCCTGGCTGGAACGGACCGGTTCGGTCCCCGTCGCCTCCATGACCGCCGCCAAGTGGCAGTGGCTCCGCGAGCACGAGCCGGAGCACGCCGAGGCCGCGCGCGGGATCCGCCTCCCGCACGACCACCTCACCGAACGCCTCTCCGGAGCCGCCGTCACCGACCCCGGGGACGCCTCCGGCACCTGCTGGTACGGGACCGCCACCGGCGCCTACGACCCGGAGGTCCTCGACCTCCTCGGCCTGGACCCGGCCCTGCTGCCGGCCGTCGCCCCCTCCGGCGCCACCCGCGCCGGCACCCTCGCCCCGGCCGCCGCCGAGGCCCTCGGCCTGCCCCGTACCGTCGCCGTCGCCGCCGGGACCGGCGACAACATGGCCGCCGCCGTCGGACTCGGCCTCGGCGGCGCGGGCCTCCTCGACCACCCCGTCGTGAGCCTCGGCACCTCAGGGACCGTCTTCGCCGCGACCCGCGCCCGCCCCGCCGACCCCGGCCTCGCCGGCTTCGCCGCCACCGACGGCACGTACCTCCCGCTCGGCTGCACCCTCAACTGCACGCTCGCCGTGGACCGGTTCGCCACGCTCCTCGGCCTCGACCGCGAGGACGCGGCACCCGGCGGCGGTGTCGTCGTCCTCCCGTACCTGGACGGCGAACGCACCCCGGACCTCCCGCACGCCGCCGGTCTCGTCACCGGCCTGAGGCACGGCACCGACCCGCGCGCGATCCTGGGCGCCGCGTACGAAGGCGCCGCCTTCACCGTCCTGCGCGCCCTCGACGAACTCCTCGCCGCCTGCGGCCTCGATCCCGCGGCGCCCGCCGTACGGGACCGTCCGCTGCGCCTGATCGGCGGCGGGTCACGCGGCCGGGCCTGGACGGAGACCATCCGCAGACTCTCCGGCCGCCCCCTGCTCGTCCCGGCCGCCGAGGAACTCGTCGCGCTCGGCGCTGCGGCGCTGGCCGCAGGAGCGGCGACCGGCGCCGACCCGGTCGCGCTGGCCACCACCTGGGGCACCGGAACGGGCACCGTCCTGCCCCCGGCCCCGCGCGACGAGGAGACCTGGGACCGGATCGCGTCCGTCCTCACCGCGGCGGCACCCACGCTGCTGCGCTGA
- a CDS encoding DinB family protein — MTEITAEVWPEPPLAGTEAAAVLGALERQRATPAWKCSGLDAAGLRATFGASTLTLGGLLKHLAHVEDSHFARLWLASAVGAPWGSVDWDGDPDWDYRSAAQDTPEQLRALWRESVARSRVIVDEALRAGGLDQLGAHTTRSGERPNLRRILLDLIEEYARHAGHADLIRESVDGLTGEDPPR, encoded by the coding sequence ATGACTGAGATCACCGCCGAAGTGTGGCCGGAACCTCCACTCGCCGGCACCGAGGCGGCAGCCGTCCTCGGCGCCCTCGAGCGTCAGCGGGCCACGCCGGCCTGGAAGTGCTCCGGCCTGGACGCCGCCGGCCTGCGAGCCACGTTCGGCGCGTCCACCCTCACTCTGGGAGGACTGCTCAAACACCTGGCACACGTGGAAGACAGCCACTTCGCCCGGCTGTGGCTCGCCTCTGCCGTCGGCGCGCCCTGGGGCTCCGTCGACTGGGACGGCGATCCCGACTGGGACTACCGCTCCGCCGCCCAGGACACCCCGGAGCAACTGCGCGCTCTCTGGCGGGAATCGGTGGCGCGCTCCCGTGTCATCGTCGACGAGGCACTCCGTGCGGGCGGGCTCGACCAGCTCGGCGCCCACACCACCCGTAGCGGCGAGCGCCCCAACCTCCGTCGCATTCTCCTGGACCTCATCGAGGAGTACGCCCGCCACGCCGGTCACGCCGACCTCATCCGCGAATCCGTCGACGGCCTCACGGGCGAGGACCCGCCGAGGTGA
- a CDS encoding ketopantoate reductase family protein, protein MKILVVGAGATGGYFGALLARAGEDVTFLVRPARAAALRERGLRVVGRDEEWTVEPRLVTAGELREPYDLVLLSVKSTGLDRAIEDVAPAVGPDTAVIPLLNGLAHIDALNARFGTGAVLGGVAKVVTTLDDAGDIRRLAPLAHLAFGEQSGEREARDGTVSARVERIRKVLEGAGIDAPVPADVITAMWHKWVFITTFGAVTSLMRGTVGEVYDVEGGPAFGPAVLDEASAIAAAAGHPVPEQERAATLAVVSASGSPMVPSLYRDLVAGRPTEVEHLFGDLTARARALGVPTPLLDLATLHLRVHQRRVAGA, encoded by the coding sequence ATGAAGATCCTGGTCGTCGGCGCCGGTGCCACCGGTGGCTACTTCGGCGCCCTGCTCGCCCGCGCCGGCGAGGACGTCACCTTCCTGGTCCGCCCGGCCCGGGCGGCCGCGCTGCGCGAGCGCGGGCTCCGGGTCGTGGGCCGCGACGAGGAGTGGACGGTGGAGCCCCGCCTCGTCACGGCCGGCGAGCTGCGCGAGCCGTACGACCTGGTGCTGCTGTCGGTGAAGTCCACCGGGCTCGACCGGGCCATCGAGGACGTCGCACCGGCCGTCGGACCGGACACGGCCGTCATACCGCTCCTCAACGGCCTCGCCCACATCGACGCCCTCAACGCCCGCTTCGGCACCGGGGCCGTCCTCGGCGGCGTCGCCAAGGTGGTGACCACCCTGGACGACGCGGGCGACATCCGGCGGCTCGCCCCGCTGGCGCATCTGGCCTTCGGCGAGCAGTCCGGTGAGCGGGAGGCGCGGGACGGGACGGTCTCCGCGCGCGTGGAGCGGATCCGCAAGGTCCTCGAAGGGGCGGGGATCGACGCGCCGGTGCCGGCCGACGTCATCACGGCGATGTGGCACAAGTGGGTGTTCATCACGACGTTCGGCGCGGTGACGAGTCTGATGCGCGGCACGGTCGGCGAGGTGTACGACGTGGAGGGCGGCCCGGCGTTCGGCCCCGCGGTGCTCGACGAGGCCTCCGCGATCGCCGCCGCGGCCGGGCACCCCGTACCGGAGCAGGAGCGGGCGGCGACGCTCGCCGTGGTGTCGGCGTCGGGTTCGCCGATGGTGCCGTCCCTCTACCGCGATCTGGTCGCGGGCCGCCCGACCGAGGTCGAGCACCTCTTCGGCGACCTGACCGCCCGGGCGCGGGCCCTCGGCGTGCCGACCCCGCTGCTCGACCTGGCGACCCTGCACCTGCGCGTCCACCAGCGCCGGGTCGCCGGGGCCTGA
- a CDS encoding winged helix-turn-helix transcriptional regulator, whose protein sequence is MTLPRDYRGQTCALARSMEIVGERWTLLILRDAFYGVRRFGEFAAHLGVPRAVLTDRLATLTEAGVLTRRPETGTGRREVYGLTPKGVALWPAVRALTVWGEEFYAAPGGPRRVFLHAEDEAPLDPDGHCARCGAAVPVRDVLVAPGPGLAPAGPDDDPVTAALTRPHRLLTPLLTTAPPRRPTKGSP, encoded by the coding sequence ATGACGCTTCCGCGCGACTACCGCGGTCAGACCTGTGCCCTCGCCCGCTCGATGGAGATCGTCGGCGAGCGCTGGACGCTGCTGATCCTGCGGGACGCCTTCTACGGGGTCCGCAGGTTCGGCGAGTTCGCCGCGCACCTGGGCGTCCCCCGGGCCGTCCTCACCGACCGGCTCGCCACCCTCACCGAGGCGGGCGTCCTGACGCGCCGCCCCGAGACGGGAACGGGCCGGCGCGAGGTGTACGGGCTCACGCCCAAGGGCGTCGCGCTCTGGCCGGCCGTCCGCGCGCTCACCGTCTGGGGCGAGGAGTTCTACGCGGCGCCGGGCGGCCCGCGCCGTGTCTTCCTGCACGCGGAGGACGAGGCCCCGCTCGACCCGGACGGGCACTGCGCCCGCTGCGGCGCGGCCGTTCCCGTACGGGACGTCCTGGTCGCCCCGGGACCGGGGCTCGCCCCCGCGGGCCCGGACGACGACCCGGTGACGGCGGCGCTCACCCGGCCGCACCGGCTGCTCACCCCGCTCCTCACCACCGCGCCCCCGCGGCGCCCCACGAAGGGTTCACCCTGA
- a CDS encoding ROK family protein produces the protein MNQPTEPKADKSGVRRHNLSLVLRTVAEAGETTRAAVAARVGLTRPAVSSLVEQLLDLGFLVESGKTFSGQAGRPGTVLKPADTGPAGLGVEINVDYVTVRVVDLTGTDRVRRTERLDNREADAAGVLARAAGIAAEALDEAAERRLAPAGAALALPGLVSGGTVRQAPNLGWNEVPAEALFAQGLTTLRPATTGLPVTSDNEANMAALAELWSGSLGDIRTFLHLTGEIGVGGAIVVHGELLRGAHGFAGEIGHLVVDAEGPRCRCGSRGCLEQYAGQAALLASAGATGVPDLARRAQTGEPRAVTALAEAGRMLGRALSGAVNLLDPEAVVLGGIYPQLMPWLTPALTEELSARVVSGLWTPDAGRLRPASAATDASRGAAALVLHDVLADPLNYAPQ, from the coding sequence ATGAACCAGCCCACGGAACCCAAGGCCGACAAGTCGGGAGTGCGCCGGCACAACCTGAGCCTCGTCCTGCGGACCGTCGCCGAGGCCGGCGAGACGACCCGGGCGGCGGTCGCGGCCCGGGTCGGGCTCACCCGGCCCGCCGTCTCCTCCCTCGTCGAGCAACTCCTCGACCTCGGCTTCCTCGTCGAATCGGGCAAGACCTTCAGCGGGCAGGCGGGACGGCCGGGCACCGTGCTCAAACCGGCGGACACCGGCCCCGCCGGCCTCGGCGTCGAGATCAACGTCGACTACGTCACCGTCCGCGTCGTCGACCTGACCGGCACCGACCGCGTCCGCCGCACCGAGCGCCTCGACAACCGGGAGGCCGACGCCGCCGGTGTCCTCGCGCGCGCCGCGGGCATCGCCGCCGAGGCCCTGGACGAGGCCGCCGAGCGGCGCCTCGCCCCGGCCGGAGCCGCGCTCGCCCTCCCCGGACTCGTCTCCGGCGGGACCGTCCGGCAGGCCCCCAACCTCGGCTGGAACGAGGTCCCCGCCGAAGCCCTCTTCGCCCAGGGCCTCACCACACTGCGCCCCGCCACCACCGGGCTGCCCGTCACCTCCGACAACGAGGCCAACATGGCGGCCCTGGCCGAACTGTGGTCCGGCTCCCTCGGCGACATCCGCACCTTCCTGCACCTCACCGGGGAGATCGGTGTCGGCGGCGCGATCGTCGTCCACGGCGAACTCCTGCGCGGCGCCCACGGCTTCGCCGGCGAGATCGGTCACCTCGTCGTCGACGCGGAAGGCCCGCGCTGCCGCTGCGGCTCCCGCGGCTGCCTGGAGCAGTACGCCGGACAGGCCGCCCTCCTCGCCTCGGCGGGCGCCACCGGCGTCCCGGACCTCGCGCGCCGCGCGCAGACCGGGGAACCGCGCGCCGTCACCGCCCTCGCCGAAGCCGGCCGGATGCTGGGCCGCGCCCTGTCGGGAGCCGTGAACCTCCTCGACCCCGAGGCCGTCGTCCTCGGGGGCATCTACCCGCAGCTGATGCCCTGGCTGACGCCCGCCCTCACCGAGGAACTCTCCGCCCGCGTCGTCTCCGGCCTCTGGACCCCGGACGCGGGGCGCCTCCGTCCGGCCTCCGCCGCCACCGACGCCTCGCGCGGCGCGGCCGCCCTCGTCCTCCACGACGTCCTGGCCGACCCGCTGAACTACGCGCCGCAGTAG
- a CDS encoding ABC transporter permease: MFFTYLRRELRRRRKAALVVASGLALGIALVIVVNSVSSGMSRAQGKVLESLYGLGTDLTVTKAQERPAEGAQPQRPRFEFEGKEDGKEQSSDRLMVQGFQTLADSTVGTVAKQQGVGKAVGGLSLVNLKINGEFKRGQIQRGQAQQAQPGGPVGENGGPGDTVTGGGAAFDVDSFTIYGTDVTAPDLGPLTTSTVSTGRTFTTTEANAKVAVVDSAYAQEKDLSVGDELTVKGVEFEVIGIATADSGQSAAQVYLPLGQAQTLSGSAGKITTIYVKATDSTRIDAVKTAIQENVSGTTVTTSADLAKTVSGSLDTAADLASNVGTWLSYAVLLAAVLVAGLLTSAAVGRRVREFGTLKALGWKSGRVTRQVVGEALVNGVIGGALGIAIGLAGAYAVTAASPTLTAELGTSGGGFGGGRGGGMVLGGPGMSRTAVGKTVDIALTAPVSVTTVGLAVLLALGGGLVAGAFGAWRASRLRPADALRRVE, translated from the coding sequence ATGTTCTTCACCTACCTCCGGCGCGAGCTGCGCCGTCGCAGAAAGGCGGCGCTCGTCGTCGCCTCCGGGCTCGCGCTCGGCATCGCGCTGGTCATCGTCGTGAACTCTGTGTCCTCCGGCATGAGCCGGGCCCAGGGCAAGGTCCTCGAATCCCTCTACGGCCTCGGTACGGACCTGACGGTGACCAAGGCGCAGGAGCGGCCCGCCGAGGGCGCGCAGCCGCAGCGGCCCCGGTTCGAGTTCGAGGGCAAGGAGGACGGCAAGGAGCAGAGCAGCGACCGGCTGATGGTCCAGGGCTTCCAGACCCTCGCCGACTCCACCGTCGGCACGGTCGCGAAGCAGCAGGGGGTCGGCAAGGCCGTCGGCGGCCTCAGCCTCGTCAATCTGAAGATCAACGGCGAGTTCAAGCGCGGTCAGATCCAGCGCGGCCAGGCCCAGCAGGCCCAGCCCGGCGGCCCGGTGGGCGAGAACGGCGGCCCCGGCGACACCGTCACCGGCGGCGGCGCGGCCTTCGACGTCGACTCCTTCACGATCTACGGCACCGACGTCACCGCCCCCGACCTCGGCCCCCTCACCACCTCCACCGTCTCCACGGGCCGTACCTTCACGACCACCGAGGCGAACGCGAAGGTCGCCGTCGTCGACAGCGCCTACGCCCAGGAGAAGGACCTCTCCGTCGGCGACGAACTGACCGTCAAGGGCGTCGAGTTCGAGGTCATCGGCATCGCCACCGCCGACAGCGGACAGTCCGCCGCCCAGGTCTACCTGCCGCTCGGGCAGGCGCAGACCCTCTCCGGCTCCGCCGGCAAGATCACCACCATCTATGTGAAGGCGACCGACTCGACGCGCATCGACGCCGTCAAGACCGCCATCCAGGAGAACGTCTCCGGCACGACGGTCACCACCTCCGCCGACCTCGCGAAGACGGTCTCCGGCTCGCTCGACACCGCCGCCGACCTCGCCTCGAACGTCGGCACGTGGCTCTCGTACGCCGTGCTCCTCGCCGCCGTCCTCGTCGCCGGGCTCCTCACCTCCGCCGCCGTCGGACGCCGGGTCCGCGAGTTCGGCACCCTGAAGGCCCTCGGCTGGAAAAGCGGCCGGGTCACCCGCCAGGTCGTCGGCGAGGCCCTCGTCAACGGCGTCATCGGCGGCGCCCTCGGCATCGCGATCGGCCTCGCCGGCGCGTACGCCGTCACCGCGGCGAGCCCGACCCTCACTGCCGAACTCGGCACGAGCGGAGGTGGGTTCGGGGGCGGACGCGGCGGCGGCATGGTCCTCGGCGGCCCCGGCATGTCCCGTACGGCCGTCGGCAAGACCGTGGACATCGCGCTCACCGCCCCCGTCAGCGTCACCACCGTGGGTCTCGCCGTCCTCCTCGCCCTCGGCGGCGGACTCGTCGCGGGCGCCTTCGGCGCCTGGCGCGCCTCGCGGCTCCGCCCCGCCGACGCGCTGCGCCGCGTCGAGTAG
- a CDS encoding ABC transporter ATP-binding protein, with translation MYELIGVTKQYRRGQKRVDALAGIDLTLAQGDRLVIQGPTGGGKSTLLQMLGGLDRPTSGQVLLDGTDLAALSERRLTAVRGENIGFVFQSFNLIPTLTAQENVETALVPLGVKAAERRARAAEALESVGLGERLGHLPSELSGGQQQRVAIARALVKRPKVLLADEPTGNLDESMRDEIVDLLEGLCAEHGLTFVMVTHDSAVARRAPRLATIRKGRITIKENGRTTADRVEA, from the coding sequence ATGTACGAACTCATCGGCGTCACCAAGCAGTACCGGCGGGGACAGAAGAGAGTCGACGCGCTCGCCGGGATCGACCTCACCCTCGCCCAGGGGGACCGGCTGGTCATCCAAGGGCCCACGGGCGGCGGCAAGTCGACCCTCCTCCAGATGCTCGGCGGGCTCGACCGGCCCACCTCCGGCCAGGTGCTGCTCGACGGCACCGACCTGGCCGCGCTCTCCGAGCGCCGGCTGACGGCCGTGCGCGGCGAGAACATCGGCTTCGTCTTCCAGAGCTTCAACCTCATCCCCACGCTCACCGCGCAGGAGAACGTGGAGACCGCGCTCGTCCCGCTCGGCGTCAAGGCCGCCGAGCGGCGCGCCCGGGCCGCCGAGGCGCTGGAGTCGGTGGGCCTCGGCGAGCGGCTCGGACACCTGCCGTCCGAGCTCTCCGGCGGCCAGCAGCAGCGGGTGGCGATCGCCCGCGCGCTGGTGAAGCGGCCGAAGGTGCTCCTCGCCGACGAACCCACCGGCAATCTGGACGAGTCGATGCGCGACGAGATCGTGGACCTGCTCGAAGGGCTCTGCGCCGAGCACGGGCTGACCTTCGTCATGGTCACCCACGACAGCGCCGTCGCCCGCCGCGCTCCCCGCCTGGCCACGATCCGGAAGGGCCGGATCACGATCAAGGAGAACGGGCGGACGACGGCGGACCGGGTCGAGGCCTGA